cgctgttgatggactacactgttgaaggggatgtcatacaacttcatgtcaaaaaatccaaactatccctttaaggcttCAGTGTTGCTGTCGGCCTTCGTTAGGTACTGCAAGCCCTGCATTCCTGCTCCGACATTGCAAGGCACGCCtcacgtaacacacacacacacacacacgcgcacacattaGTCATGTTTGTTATAACAATTGTTTTGAAGTTGAACTTGGAATTGTGACAAACATAGACATGtgtttgttcaatctgttcttttaaaccactattcgACATATATCTGCTAGCTGGTggtggtcttatattttttggtttaaaaaaagcttAATTTAAAGCCAAAGATTTaattgaagagaaaagaaattatataaaatTGACAAAAAGTAACTAGTATTCATTAGTTGTTAATTATCCTGGTCATCGATTGAAGAATTATCACCAAATGTGCTTCCCTCGTATTATCAAACAGTGCTGTGATTTTGACActcgtttttccattttttcgcCACGTAGCTGTCAAGCGTGCTCACAGTAGGTTAAACGCTACAGGGTAAAATCGGCTAGCTGTTAGCACTGCTTCAGGCCTTGCTGATAAAACCTTTTATTTAAGTGGACATCCTCTCAGTCAAACAGTGTAGTAATTCCAATATTGCAGGTGATTAAGTGTAGCGTAGGAACTCCACAGCAGACGTTTCATCCCGCCCTCCCGTCTCTGTATAACAGATGATCTTTGGCGAGTGCCTCTGCGTTTATCTCAAGCGCCTCAAGTCCAAGTCCTCGTTCGGCGGCTATGTGGCCCGCGTGTACAAGGCGGTCGGCACCTTCCTGTTCGGCGCCGCCATGAGCCAGTCGCTGACCGACATCGCCAAGTACTCCATCGGCCGCCTAAGGCCACACTTCCTGGACGTGTGCAAACCTGACTGGAAGCTCATCAGCTGTTCAGCGGGCACCTACGTGgaaaacttcacctgcaccgGAAACCCCACCATGGTCAACGAGGGCAGGTGGGCTCACTTTTATCGTCGTTATACTTCTTTTAGTACAAGTGCAAAGGTTCAGCATACCCCGCAAGCCTAGTGAGGCTCAGTGGCaaagaaggtggatggatgtgttcaggtttgtagctttttatacaagactcctCTGAATTTTATGACATGGTCATAGCGTGATACATACACGCTAATGcccatatcgcccaaccctaatcTCTATATTGTTGTACTTTGCTTTATTCTATAGAAACCAATATATTGTTTATTGTATGTCTTGGAGTTTGAAGGGAAACTTTAAAATCAAATtcgtatttttttcatttgtccaTTTGAATATGCGTCACATCCGCGCCTGTGGCCCTTGCCTTCAGAGCctacagtcccgtgtgaagagCAAGTCATATCTTACTGCCCCGACGTGGGGAAGGTCGCCATCGAGCGTCAGAAGCACGAGTCACATGAGAACACGAGCATTTATTAACACCAGCTGTTGTGTTTCAGAATTTCAGACCATTCCTAAATTTATGTTTACGTTTTTAATACTGCCAAGCTGcaactgttttatttattattattttttaattatattaaagtgggctatgttttattttaattgtacaCAAATTAATACGGGAAGGACTCAAAAGGGGCCTTGCAAgctgcacttctgtttgttgtattcGGGGACAATTAAAGCAGGCTAAAACTGTGTTACGTTTGTGGCTGCAGACTATTCTTCTTTTGCATAACAGAGAGCAAAAATAGCTcatttgatagtaaaggttggcGACCCCCGCACGAGACTGTTTGAATGAGCAACCAtggacagaaacaggaagttgatAGACAGACACTAAGGAAACGAGTAAAAGACTTCCGTCACAGGATTATTAATTACAAATACATCAACCATAAACAGCTGAATGGCTTACTTGTACTTTCCATTCAACTTCGATCATTTGTTCATGCCACGATACCACACCTTTCATACATTTCATAGCAATTTATAGATTTGTTGGGAAAAAGTAATTTACCAGGCAAAGTGCTGCAAAGGCCTAAATGGATATTGAGAGGGTTTAAATACGACCTCGGGGAAGCGTGTACGAAATGCGTTATCAGCACGGGCCAGAAGGAAGTGTCCCTGGTGAGAGGATGTGCAGCTCGTATTGCTAGACGCACACCGTTTTGGCTCGTTGCTCCGTTCTCTTAGTATCTATTAAAAGTTAACTCCAGAATAGCGCGGTAgctcagtggaaaaaaacaaaaaaagaagtccTCTCACAGCACAAATGGCCCCTCAGGCTTATCAGCATTTCCAGGGCGTGGCCGCCTGACTCTTTCCTGGAGCCAATTCCCCTCCCTCTCCTCCTTCCCCGCTCCCCCACCCGGCTGCACTCCGCACGCTGAAACAAACGTTGATGAGTTAAAGCATCAGCTGATTGGAGGCAGCCATCCCAAACGCAGAAGATTGAAGGTTTGCACGTGTTTATGTGAGCAGCAGCAGGGAGAAGATCATCTTACTGCAACATGAGTCCTCCCGCGCCTCCTTTTTACTCCTCGGGAGGGAGGAGGCCCACATTCAAGGGCGTCCTCTTGTACGCACTTCCAATTTATCCGGAATGCTCGTCAAtgcaatttttcccacaggaaatcgTGGAAGTGGAAATGATGCGTTCCAAAGGTCAAACTGTGCCAATCCTGAACCCTTTATAGGCAATGTTCAGTTAACTTTTAACACGCCTAACTGTcagacaagtgtaaaaagaagttaaccactaacAACATTGACAAAACAAACTACCTTTGAGGGAGAGAGTCAAACTGTCGACGTCATTAAGCctgtattaactgtacaggccaCGTTTTAAGTAACGTTCCAACACAACTTCGACTTTGCTGATAGTCAGATGTGGGAAGAAAATATTTCACTTCTTGTTGACTAATCGTTGACTTTAGTAATGAAACCCTTGCAGAAAAGACACGATGGGGTTTTCGTGTGGCTTTTCAATAGCGTTGCAGAAATCCAAGAACTTGGAAAGAAAATGAGAAGCTTTCCATGGCAGCAAATATTAAAGTAAGAGAAACACGTGAATTCACAGGAACGGACTGCGTGGAAAACGTACAGAAAGGCAAAGACGGTGCCTACTGGGATTTTGATCATAACCTCCAGTTGTACTTTTTTGCTCCGTTGCCTTTTTTAGTTAATAACAAAATGGTCAATACACTAGAACcctccctttctctcttcaattgctgtTGTTCTCTCGCGACAAAATCCAACAAAATCAGTCGCGGTGCAGCCTTTAGCTTGGTCATCAGACTAGTGCTAGAGGCTAGTAGGCTAGAGAAGGCGTGTCTACATGATCCACACCACTTGGCGTTATAATTCCAGTAAGCACTgaccctcgctacatcacttggctatggcctattattagtccaaaatactACCACTTGTCAGGACttgaagcaattaaccgcgataaacgagggacgacgggATGTAAAAAACTTGTATTCAGCCAGGcaattttattcatttgcaCAGTCAAAGGACCTTCTCAGCCCACAcagcacacttccggccttcaaaataagagggTTTTGGGCTGTATCCTGTTtcaaaaaaatagcttacaccaacttTGAGGCAGCAAACGATGTATTctacttttaaacattttctgtgAAAGTGCACTCCTGTAAAACGAAACTTCATACATTTCTATTCAAGTTGAATCTACTAAGGATGGAACGATTCCAGTTCCTATCACGATTCATGGTTACCGATACGATCCAAGGACGATATCGGTTCATTTACAACAAAACAATCCGAAAGGATTCAGtcactttaaatcgattcagtaactttttagccaaatatTCAACCAGTgggactgtgaaataaatagctGGATACTGGAGAGTGCAGGTGACGTTTCCCAGCTTCCTGTTGCTtcttgtaagggaatcaggtataaatgattaataatgctgacatgctTCAGAATAAATTGTCAATGAGTCCaagaaaatgagttaaaaatcaGTCCAAAgcgggatgaacagagggtggtatagcttgcagTGATTAATTATTGACTTTAAATGGTCCAAAACCTGCACTttggtgagggacattatgcaaattcctcagcaaatgaatgtggatgGTGTCTTCAATTAGGTGTCGTACGGCCCGATGGTTACTgatcacactttacaataaggtacacaaaaatacaattgttGCTGAAgaactaataaggaactaatgactacgGCACATACATttggactagttactgaggaactaatgaagaactgcAAAGTGTTACCAAGTTACTAAACGTCCACGTctttaaacaattcatggataagttcagacatttcacccAAAACTAACTGTGGTTAGCGCCTTCATGctaacttttatgaccctgcctcttacAAGCATCGGAAATGAGGAATCTGAATGGGAACCAGAATCGTTCAAAttgaaacgatgcccaaccgTAGCCGTGGATGACACATTATGTATTATGTGCGTATGCAGCATGTAGCGTTTGTCCTCGGATTTCCACTTCAATCCCATGATTTGCCATTCATTCCCATGGAACGTGTCCAACATTCCTGTGCTAAACCTCCCATGGAAAGTTTCCAGAAAGATAACCAGAAATGTTGAGATACCTGCGCACAGTCTAATCATGatatcattttacattttgagcCATTCTGTCCCTGCAGGTTGTCCTTCTACTCGGGCCATTCATCGTTCTCCATGTACTGCATGTTGTTCCTGGCGGTACGTATGGAGTATCCTGAACTGTTTGACTTCACTGTAGCATTGTCTTCTGAGGCGACACgagtatgaataaacacactcTTATGAACAGACAGGGTCAAAGGTCCCTGCTTTAATACAGAACTTTGGATCAGAGTTGGAGTGGAACATGATGGACGGTCCAAAGTCACTAAGAGACACGCCCTGTTGTTATTGGTGCAAACAATGTCAACTGTTGTCCCAATGGAACCTGACGTCCAGCTTCTTACATAACGCCTTATTGCATCACGTCTTGTGTGCTCAGAGCAAGAAGAGGCGGGACGTAATGGGAGTCGCACTTTcgaatgttggcgccctctgGCCAGCGGGAGGAATCCGCTGCGTACAGTCCCTGGCGACAGCAACTCAATAATAATCGCTAGTCATCATCACTTGCCCCAGCTATACATGTAGGGCATTAGACATCACATAGATGATGATAGACATCCATTGTTTGGGGCCCAGTCACAGACCCATCAAGTATGCATGCCTCATGTGTAACTTCCTGTCACGGCAGCTTCCCGTGACGGCTTCCGGGTGAATTTCTGACAATCCTATTGGTCAATTTGAAATTTGGAGGCGTGATCTCGCGTCTGTTGGCTAAAAGCTTCCAAATGGCCTGCCAGACATTGCACTGGGGACATGCATAACTTGTTGTCCagatatgttttaaatatgttatttttattacataaaaAGTGGATTCACACCACTAAATTCTGTTTTGTGAGGGACAgtaagaaaagctctgacttgcttgaAAAGTAGTTtggcgccatctgctggattgCATGTGTTTTCAGACGACCTGTCTATTTCGGACTGCTTTCTAGAGGAAAAAGATCCGCTTAATATTTGGGTCAGTACggtatttttcttttctatgTGGCTCTTAAGCCCTTCCCTCCATTTTTAGAATAAGCAGGTCAAGTATAAAAAGTAGCTGTGGGCTGCGAAAGGACCCCATgttggactttggacaccactgctctcATTGTGCAAGTCCCAAcagtttaaaaaattacaaaaagagGATGCTTGCATAAAATAGGAGGAACTACATCATCCAGTCTGTGGTAAAAAAATGGAATGTGAATCAAATGTGAATCAACTGACGCTTTTAACCACACTTCCTGTCTGGTTTTGCGGAATCATCTAATACTGCTGATGTGCTCCTATGGCAGCTCTACCTGCAGGCTCGTCTGCAGGTGGACTGGGCCCGCCTGCTGAGACCCACCCTCCAGTTTTTCCTCATCGCCGCCTCCGTCTACACAGGCTTGTCCAGGGTGTCCGACTACAAGCACCACTGGAGCGACGTGCTGACGGGCCTCCTGCAGGGGGCGCTGATGGCCATCCTGGTGGTGAGTCCTTGTCATCTTttaaaacgtcatttttagacagtggaacctccttAAAGTGCTGCAATCACATGGGATTTCGGCAAATCCCCTGGGACTATCGCTATGTGTACCATATGGAATCTGCACAATTCAATttagagcttatttaatccagtCATTGCTCAGTCTTTGAGTCACTGTTCTTCCAGTCATTGGTCAGTCTTTTAGTCAATCTGAGTCACTGTTTATACATTGGTCAGTCTTTCAGTCACAGTTCTTGCAAAATTTGACTCCTCAAATCCTCCATTTGTGTCCCCTGCAGGTCTTCTGTGTGTCCGACTTTTTCAAGCAGCCTCTGGACTCCCGCAAGGAGGAGGACATCGCCCACACCAGTCTCCAGGAGACACCCACAAACAGAAACCACTTTGAGAGTCCCAACTAAAGCCAAAGGAGCAGGAGCGAAAGAACCAGACTCTGCTCACCTGGGATGGTAGTTCTCCAGCTTTGTCATCGCCTGCATGCAGagcgtgttttgttttttttgtaaatggctAAGGACATGAGGATGGCAAGCATTTTAGCGTGAATCTACTGAGTCAGTGGGAAGGAAGATTGTACTGCATGCACCCACTGGAGAGCAGGACGAGACCACTACTTGGGATGGGTGGGGGGTGGGCGGGGGGAGGTTTGAACCTGTGAATGTAAGCCTGCTTTGTGCATTTCTTTACTGGGAGCCAAGCTGCTTCAAGCTCCCTCACTGAGGTTCACTTTGAGGTCAACTACTGCGTGTCCATTAAAGGGCTAATTTAAAGAATGTCCCACGTAAAGATGCTCCTCTTTGGCGATGAAGACAGAATCGACAGGTTTGTTTGCATCCTGTGATGCCTTCTTCACATAATTGCTATTGCTGCTGCCGCGTttccccaaaaatgttaatataaacACACCACCACTATGTATGTTTGTCTCATCTGTATGTCGGCTGTTTAGCATACAGACTTTTATTGAAAAAGTTAAATATGTACAAATGTCtaaaacaagaaagaaaaaaaggaaaaataaagccATTTCACTTAACACTAACAAAACGTGTCATTTTTCTTTaagattgaaaataaaaatgtacaaatggcTGAAAGAAATTGCTGATAGTGACGCTTTCAAACTTTAAAATGAGGCCATGGTCCAAAGGTCAGGTGATGATCTATATTCACGACAACTGGGTCAATTCAAGCCGTGATGGTTCATGGTGTCTGTTCCAAGCATTACAAGTAGAGACTAGCAGCAAAGACGATGTCCCTCTTGATCTTGGTTATTCCTGCAGGGAGATAAAAGCACATCATTAATGTTAGTAGCGCAAGTGCAGCCTGTGGCTATCAGTAAACAAACTTTGACGTTTCATAATCACACTGACAGATTGCTGCTTGTATAACCGCAAATAAAAAGGCACTTATGTAACCAGCAGATGATAACACGGCTTCAGTGGTACGACTGTATTGATAAAAGCAGCAGTTCACGTGCACAATATTAAATAGTCTGAGAGGACCCACAACAGTGACTTGGCATTTCCCATGTCCCAAGGTGGAGGATATCATAACTGGCGAGAGGCACAAACGCATTACAATTACTGATGGCATTGAAACAGTGGCCAACGAACATCTGTGTTGTTTCCTTACCTTCGGCAAACTTGTTCTCCAGCTCCGTGTTGCCAATAGCTTTGGCGGCAGAGCACATTTGTCTAAGTACCTCCTCCAGGCGGCGCATGCAGCGAATTATACTTCCTGTAGGAGGTGACAAAAACAATTGTCTTTCAAGGCAAGATTCATACAGTGCGTTTGTGGGACATTTCGTAACTACACTGTCACCTTCAAAGACGTCGGTCATCTTGCAGATCTGCGCAAAGGTGGCGCCGTTGGCCCACGCATACACCACGTCCATGAGGTGAGGCTTGAACTGGCCCAGGTACGTGTCCTCGTCCACCTCCAGCTTGGCGTCCGCAGACACCTTGGCGATGCGCTTGGCACACTCctgaacagcagcagcagacaaCACGTTTTAGTGTATTC
This Dunckerocampus dactyliophorus isolate RoL2022-P2 chromosome 17, RoL_Ddac_1.1, whole genome shotgun sequence DNA region includes the following protein-coding sequences:
- the plpp1a gene encoding phospholipid phosphatase 1 isoform X1; translated protein: MFETRGIPFVVLDVVCLVLGGLPLAAFNLGKIHPYQRGFFCNDDSIKYPFHHSTITSTVLYTVGFSLPISCMIFGECLCVYLKRLKSKSSFGGYVARVYKAVGTFLFGAAMSQSLTDIAKYSIGRLRPHFLDVCKPDWKLISCSAGTYVENFTCTGNPTMVNEGRLSFYSGHSSFSMYCMLFLALYLQARLQVDWARLLRPTLQFFLIAASVYTGLSRVSDYKHHWSDVLTGLLQGALMAILVVFCVSDFFKQPLDSRKEEDIAHTSLQETPTNRNHFESPN
- the plpp1a gene encoding phospholipid phosphatase 1 isoform X2 yields the protein MFETRGIPFVVLDVVCLVLAGLPFVILTAQHKPFRRGFFCNDDSIKYPLKEDTISYQLLGGVMIPLTVLTMIFGECLCVYLKRLKSKSSFGGYVARVYKAVGTFLFGAAMSQSLTDIAKYSIGRLRPHFLDVCKPDWKLISCSAGTYVENFTCTGNPTMVNEGRLSFYSGHSSFSMYCMLFLALYLQARLQVDWARLLRPTLQFFLIAASVYTGLSRVSDYKHHWSDVLTGLLQGALMAILVVFCVSDFFKQPLDSRKEEDIAHTSLQETPTNRNHFESPN